ACTGGTGCGCTGGCGGAGAAGGCTGCAGGACAATTGGAAGAACAAGGTTTTGAAACTGAGATCATCCGACTGAACGACTACAAGGTTTTGACTGGTAATTCTTCGGATGAAGGAGAGGGCGACCAATGGCCATTGATATTGGAAAAAATCAAAGCCTGCCACATCTTTATTATTGCTACCCCTATATGGATGGGGAATTTGGCATCTACATCGCAAAAAGTAATTGAACGGCTTGACGCAATCTTCCGGGATGAAGAATTAAGCAGCAAAGAAAATGGCCAGTATATGCCTTATAACAAAGTAGGGGGCTGTTTGGTAACCGGTAATGAAGATGGCGCGCACAGCTGTGCCGCACAGGTGCTTTGGGCACTGCAGGAAGTGGGCTTTACTATTCCTCCAAATGTGAATGCGTATTGGGTTGGAATGGCCGGCGGCGAAAAAGATTACGTTGAGGGCGGTGGGGAGCGTTATTTGTACACCAACAAAACGCTTCGGTACATGACCGCCAACCTGGCCTGGTTTGCCAAATTACTTGCCGCTAATCCAATAGGTACCAACCTATTGGAGGAGGATAAAAAAGCAGAAGGAGAAAGCGACAAAGAGAATGACTAATAGCCAAAAAAATGATCAATAGCTACGAGTTACAGAAGGGATCTTTTAACGGTCTTTTTTCTTATTGTGTATTTATTACACAATAAAAGCAACCTTCTGGTTTTAAGCACGTAATAGGCTTAAAATCAAAAGGGAAGAAGTAGGTGTCAGAAAAGCGTTTAAGCTCAAAAATTGAATTATTGAAGAAGCAGGTATATATTAAAGCAGGGCTGAAATCGGTTGGTAGGGCAGATATAGCATCACTAACTGGTCAAATTAAAAAGGAAACAAATCTTGATTTGAGCCAGCTTACGGTCAGCAGGTTGTTTGGCCTTACAGAGAGCAAATTCGGGCCATCCTTATTTACTCTACATGTATTGTCGGTTTACTGTGGATGTGAGAGTTGGGATAATTTTGTACAGGCAAATACTTAAAATACTAGCTTTAAAAGCTGCAATTTGATTCATAGCCTCGTTCGGCAAAATTTCTTTGTTATCCTGATTTACCTTGAATTACTGGTTTATAGGTATAATCACTCCTTTTTAGATTATATCCAACCATTTATATAAATCATTGTTAACCTCATCATGCAACAGGAAAATATCAAAACAAGGTACAACGATACGGAATTAAACGAGTTTAAAATATTGATCAAAGATAAGATCAATATCGCGCGCGAAGAACTGCAAGATCTGGTTGGGACGCTAAGTGCATCCAACTCCAATGGCGACGACGCTGCAATTGCAGGCAAAACGCTGGAGGACGGTTCGGCTACTTTCGAGAAGGAACAAATTAACCAGTTGGCCGGTCGACAGAAAAAGTTTATCGAACAGTTGGAAGCTGCGTTGATGCGTATCGAAAACAAAACCTATGGCATTTGCCGTTCTACCGGTAAACTGATCCAAAAGGAGCGCCTGCGCGCGGTGCCGCACACCACCCAAAGTATGGAAGCCAAACTTAAACAGGCATGAGTTCGGCATTTGTAAAAGAAGGAGAGGCGCGGCATCTCAAGGATGTCGCGCCTAATCTTGGCGCATTACTGCTCTTTTTGCGGATAGAGAATAATGGTACAGTGATTAGCGATGAAAAGATTTATTATAGTGAAAAGTACGGCCGTGATATTTATGAAATGAGCGACGGTCTGGTTTATGCGCTGGATGATGAGAATCACTGGTATATTATCCTGGACTGATGAAAGGAAAAGGAAAATTCTTTGAGGTACCAGCGGCTTGCAGATTGACACACCTAAGCGTGATTTTCTGCCAGAGTACAGTCACCTATCCAGGTTGGGATATTATTCTTTAAAGGAAAACAGTATCGAAATTAATAGCTCATTCTATAAAATTCCTCAAGCTAAAACCATTATTCGCTGGGCTACAGAAGTAAGTGATGATTTTCGTTTCACCTTTAAACTCTGGAGAGGGATTACCCATGAAAAGAACATGTTTTTCAACCCGCAGGATGTCAGCCATTTTATGGACGCGATCCGGCTGCCAAAATCACGACAAGGGTGTTTGTTAGTTCAATTTCCACCCAGCCTGCAGGTAAACGCGTTACCCCAGTTGGAAAAATTATTGGATACGCTGAATACTGAGACATGGCCCATAGCTGTAGAGTTTCGTCATTCTTCATGGTACAAGGACAATGTATTTGAATTATTAAACCGCTATGGTGCCGCGATGGTGTTGCAGGACATGCCTAAATCGGCTACACCAATGGAGATCACAGCTAACGAATTAATATATGTCCGTTTCCATGGTCCTTCCGGTAATTATAAGGGAAGTTATACGGAAAGTTTTCTTTCCGAATATGCTTCTTATATCAGCGAATGGCAGGAGGAAGGCAAAACAATTTATGCTTACTTTAATAATACAGCAGGGGCCGCTTTAGAGAACCTGCATTTATTAAAACGCCTGCTTGCTGAATAAATAAATAATTAAAACCTTGCAACTGGGAGCAGGCAGACGAATTAAAACTCGTATGATGATTTCCGGTTGATCTCAGTCACCAGGTCTTTAATCACTTCACGTCCGCTTAACCACCGCCTTAAGCGGTTTGCCTTGCGGATCTCCTGCCTGTCTTTCAATTCATAATCTTTTTTATAATAATCCGGCATCAGGTGTTTCATCGCGTTGTGGATCGATTCCAGGCTTCCGGTTAATAGCATGTCCGGACCGGTTTTCACCAAATCGGCCAGTGCTTCGGCCATGCTGGCCGCGTAATAGGGGCAATCCCAATCATGGTTATAAGGATGATCACCTTTTACGTTCACCTTTTGCAGCGGATGAGAAAGGTCTTCTATAATCTCGGTAATACCAGGGCCAAAAACGTTCGAATATTCTTCAATAAAATAATTCCACCAGCGTGGATGTTGCGGCAGATCTTTAAGCAAGGTATCACAAACTAAAACCCGCATTGGAAAGTCGGGATTCGCCGGATCCATGATCACTAAAGAGGTGCCGAAATGCCCTTCCTGCTGCGAGTGCCTGCTATAGACTACAAAAACTGGGGTACGCTTTCGTATTCATTTTGCATAGCGGTGGCGAGTATTTTAATATCCTGCAGCCTGTCTTCCAAAAAACCGCGCTTAAAAAGGATGTGCAGCCGGCCTTCTGATTTTGCTGTGCAACGCTTGCTATTCTCGTTAAAAACATTCCCGTTTGCCGGGCGGCTCATAAAATGGTTGCCGCTGTTGTA
The sequence above is a segment of the Mucilaginibacter celer genome. Coding sequences within it:
- a CDS encoding flavodoxin family protein encodes the protein MKALIINCTLKRSPDFSNTGALAEKAAGQLEEQGFETEIIRLNDYKVLTGNSSDEGEGDQWPLILEKIKACHIFIIATPIWMGNLASTSQKVIERLDAIFRDEELSSKENGQYMPYNKVGGCLVTGNEDGAHSCAAQVLWALQEVGFTIPPNVNAYWVGMAGGEKDYVEGGGERYLYTNKTLRYMTANLAWFAKLLAANPIGTNLLEEDKKAEGESDKEND
- a CDS encoding TraR/DksA family transcriptional regulator gives rise to the protein MQQENIKTRYNDTELNEFKILIKDKINIAREELQDLVGTLSASNSNGDDAAIAGKTLEDGSATFEKEQINQLAGRQKKFIEQLEAALMRIENKTYGICRSTGKLIQKERLRAVPHTTQSMEAKLKQA
- a CDS encoding DUF72 domain-containing protein, whose translation is MQIDTPKRDFLPEYSHLSRLGYYSLKENSIEINSSFYKIPQAKTIIRWATEVSDDFRFTFKLWRGITHEKNMFFNPQDVSHFMDAIRLPKSRQGCLLVQFPPSLQVNALPQLEKLLDTLNTETWPIAVEFRHSSWYKDNVFELLNRYGAAMVLQDMPKSATPMEITANELIYVRFHGPSGNYKGSYTESFLSEYASYISEWQEEGKTIYAYFNNTAGAALENLHLLKRLLAE